The following are from one region of the Stanieria cyanosphaera PCC 7437 genome:
- a CDS encoding aldo/keto reductase gives MKTKKLGNTDLTISAIGLGGMPMSLSDRPSQSQSIAVIHQALAHGVTLIDTADSYCRDESDKHHNERLIAKALSQYEGDTSQVIVATKGGLMRPNGSWTRNGNPDHLRETIAQSYQALGGTKPIDLWQYHSPDSNYTIKAALTPAKEAVEQGLIRFIGVSNFSVEQIKQAQEVVNIVSVQNQYNPWHRQPEFDGVLDYCEQEGLTFFPWSPLGGSSRVSRLQDIPVIAQLAAQEGVSVYQIVLAWLRSKSPCIVPIPGASKISSIEDSVKAVEVKLSQQQVEKIDAQLTK, from the coding sequence ATGAAAACTAAAAAACTTGGCAATACAGATCTAACTATTAGTGCCATTGGTTTAGGAGGAATGCCAATGTCTTTGAGCGATCGCCCTTCTCAGTCTCAGTCAATTGCTGTGATTCATCAAGCTCTTGCTCATGGAGTTACTTTGATTGATACGGCTGATTCTTACTGTCGAGATGAATCTGACAAACACCACAATGAACGTTTAATTGCCAAAGCACTTTCTCAATATGAGGGTGATACTAGTCAAGTTATTGTTGCGACTAAAGGAGGTTTGATGCGTCCTAATGGTAGTTGGACTCGTAATGGCAACCCCGATCATCTCCGTGAAACGATTGCTCAAAGTTATCAAGCTTTAGGTGGAACAAAACCAATCGATCTCTGGCAATATCATTCACCTGACTCTAACTATACAATTAAAGCTGCGTTAACTCCAGCTAAAGAAGCTGTGGAACAAGGTTTGATTCGTTTTATCGGTGTTTCTAATTTTTCTGTTGAGCAAATTAAACAGGCACAAGAAGTAGTAAATATTGTCTCAGTTCAAAATCAATATAATCCCTGGCATCGCCAACCTGAATTTGATGGAGTCTTAGATTACTGCGAACAAGAAGGCTTAACTTTTTTTCCTTGGAGTCCTTTAGGCGGAAGTAGTCGTGTAAGTCGTTTACAAGATATTCCTGTTATTGCTCAGTTGGCTGCCCAAGAAGGTGTAAGTGTCTATCAAATTGTCTTGGCTTGGCTACGTAGCAAATCTCCTTGTATTGTACCTATTCCTGGCGCGAGTAAAATTTCTAGTATTGAAGATTCAGTTAAAGCAGTTGAAGTTAAATTATCTCAGCAGCAAGTGGAAAAAATTGATGCTCAACTAACCAAGTGA
- the rpsN gene encoding 30S ribosomal protein S14 yields MAKKSMIEREKKRAHLIEKYAEKRAELKEQFRQATSPLEKLELHRQLQQLPKNSAPSRKRNRCWVTGRPRGYYRDFGLSRNVLREWAHEGLLPGVVKSSW; encoded by the coding sequence ATGGCAAAAAAATCCATGATTGAGCGAGAAAAAAAACGCGCTCATTTAATAGAAAAATATGCTGAAAAAAGAGCAGAATTGAAAGAACAGTTTCGTCAAGCAACTTCTCCTCTCGAAAAATTAGAACTTCATCGTCAATTACAACAACTGCCAAAAAATAGCGCACCTAGTCGCAAACGTAATCGTTGTTGGGTAACTGGTAGACCAAGAGGTTATTACCGCGATTTTGGTTTATCTCGTAACGTTTTACGAGAATGGGCGCATGAAGGATTACTACCTGGAGTAGTTAAGTCTAGCTGGTAA
- the bioD gene encoding dethiobiotin synthase, with protein sequence MGTLLITGTDTDVGKTVLTTALVSYWQSYRFCRQLGLMKLLQTGTGDCELYQQMFAQEESLKIVTPISLATPLAPPLAAVKENTAIDLGLVWQALKQLREQQDFVLVEALGGLGSPVTEELTVADLAADWHLPTVLVVPVKLGAIAQVVANVALARSLKVNLRGIVLSCSQPENEARLTDLAPVDLIESLTQIPVLGTLPYLNQTNNHEKLAQVAANLDLEFILPV encoded by the coding sequence ATGGGGACATTATTAATTACTGGTACGGATACAGACGTTGGCAAAACAGTTTTGACGACCGCTTTAGTTTCTTATTGGCAATCTTATCGATTTTGTCGCCAATTAGGATTGATGAAACTGCTTCAAACTGGTACAGGCGATTGCGAGCTATACCAGCAAATGTTTGCCCAAGAAGAATCGCTCAAAATAGTTACTCCGATTAGTTTGGCAACACCACTTGCTCCACCTTTAGCAGCAGTGAAGGAAAATACTGCGATTGATTTAGGTTTAGTTTGGCAAGCTTTGAAGCAATTAAGAGAGCAACAAGATTTTGTTTTAGTAGAGGCTTTGGGGGGATTAGGCTCTCCTGTCACTGAAGAATTAACTGTAGCTGATCTAGCTGCCGATTGGCACTTACCTACAGTCTTAGTTGTGCCAGTCAAATTAGGTGCGATCGCTCAAGTAGTAGCTAATGTTGCTTTGGCGCGTAGTCTTAAAGTCAATTTGAGAGGAATTGTTTTAAGTTGTTCTCAACCAGAAAATGAAGCAAGATTAACAGATTTAGCTCCAGTTGATTTGATTGAATCTTTGACTCAAATACCAGTTTTGGGAACTTTACCTTACCTTAATCAGACAAATAACCACGAGAAGCTAGCTCAAGTAGCTGCCAATCTCGACTTAGAGTTCATTTTGCCAGTTTAA
- a CDS encoding ribose-phosphate pyrophosphokinase, with product MSYTTLTLQSTQQQSILSDTNRLRLFSGSANIPLAQEVARYLGMDLGPMIRKQFADGELYVQIQESIRGADVYLLQPCCNPVNDNLMELMIMIDACRRASARQITAVIPYYGYARADRKTAGRESITAKLVANLITEAGANRILAMDLHSSQIQGYFDIPLDHVYGSPVILDYLASKNLPDLVVVSPDVGGVARARAFAKKLNDAPLAIIDKRRQAHNVAEVMNLIGDVKGKTAVLVDDMIDTAGTLLEGARLLRAEGARHIYACATHAVFSEPAVTRLSSGLFEEVIVTNTIPIPEAKQFEQLTVTSVANLLGETIWRIHEDSSVSSMFR from the coding sequence GTGAGCTACACTACCCTAACTCTTCAGTCCACTCAACAGCAGTCAATTCTGTCAGATACTAACCGCCTTCGGTTATTCTCTGGCTCTGCTAACATTCCCCTAGCTCAAGAAGTAGCACGTTATTTGGGAATGGATTTGGGTCCGATGATCCGCAAGCAGTTTGCTGATGGAGAGCTTTATGTCCAAATTCAAGAATCAATTCGCGGTGCTGATGTCTATTTGCTTCAGCCCTGTTGTAATCCAGTTAATGATAACTTAATGGAATTGATGATTATGATTGATGCTTGTCGTCGAGCATCAGCTAGGCAGATTACTGCGGTCATACCTTACTATGGGTATGCTAGAGCAGACCGAAAAACTGCTGGTCGAGAATCAATTACAGCCAAACTTGTAGCCAATTTAATTACTGAGGCTGGAGCTAATCGAATTCTAGCGATGGATCTTCATTCATCTCAAATTCAAGGCTATTTTGATATTCCACTCGATCACGTCTATGGTTCTCCAGTAATTTTGGATTATCTCGCCAGCAAAAATTTACCCGATTTAGTGGTCGTTTCTCCCGATGTTGGTGGTGTTGCCCGTGCTAGAGCTTTTGCCAAAAAATTAAATGATGCGCCTTTGGCAATCATTGATAAACGTCGTCAAGCTCATAACGTAGCAGAAGTGATGAACTTAATTGGTGATGTTAAAGGCAAAACTGCTGTACTGGTAGACGACATGATCGATACAGCGGGAACTCTTTTAGAGGGGGCCAGATTATTAAGAGCAGAAGGAGCAAGACATATCTATGCTTGTGCCACTCATGCTGTTTTTTCTGAACCCGCAGTGACGCGATTGTCTAGCGGTTTATTTGAAGAAGTTATTGTTACTAATACAATTCCAATCCCAGAAGCAAAACAGTTTGAACAGCTAACGGTTACTTCTGTTGCTAACTTACTAGGAGAAACCATCTGGAGAATTCATGAAGATAGCTCGGTTAGTAGTATGTTTCGCTAA
- the lepB gene encoding signal peptidase I: MTKKEENAVVEILKTLGTAAILAFGIRAFVAEARYIPSSSMEPTLEINDRLIIEKISYHFRSPERGDVVVFSPTEKLREQNFKDAFIKRVIGLPGETVEVKGEKVYINGQALKEQYIKESPEYQYGPIVVPEDQYLVLGDNRNNSYDSHYWGFVPKENLIGRAMVRFWPFNRLGSIDQQPVNYDHQ, translated from the coding sequence ATGACAAAAAAAGAAGAAAATGCTGTAGTTGAAATTCTAAAAACCCTTGGTACTGCTGCTATTTTAGCGTTTGGTATCCGAGCTTTTGTAGCGGAAGCTCGCTATATTCCTTCATCTTCGATGGAACCTACTTTAGAAATTAACGACCGTTTGATTATTGAGAAGATTAGTTATCATTTTCGCTCACCAGAGAGAGGTGATGTGGTAGTTTTTTCTCCGACAGAAAAACTCAGAGAACAAAATTTTAAAGACGCTTTTATTAAAAGAGTAATTGGTCTTCCTGGAGAAACTGTTGAAGTTAAAGGCGAAAAAGTTTATATCAATGGTCAAGCTTTAAAAGAGCAATACATCAAAGAATCTCCCGAATATCAATATGGTCCAATTGTTGTTCCTGAAGATCAGTATTTGGTTTTGGGAGATAATCGCAATAATAGCTATGATTCTCATTATTGGGGTTTTGTACCCAAGGAGAATCTAATTGGTCGAGCAATGGTACGTTTTTGGCCATTTAATCGACTGGGATCAATCGACCAACAACCTGTTAATTATGATCATCAATAG
- a CDS encoding DUF4388 domain-containing protein, which yields MSISSSLDLFLLPELFRIIEEGKKTGRLIVQIPLNNQTSNLKRIYYLWFREGYLVAISDRLNHRGLITLIETRNWLSPLITEKLRTLCPTEMPLGVYLDQMKLLTRDKLRLIFQLQLHQVYQLFELTSGWFRFDELSELQDRLMTLPWLEMTGHRMKATEVAMYGLRLVKDWRVFGEQLPKSNLALQRTVNQPFLKLISLERKIWEQADRATSIETMALELMQPIKNIQIAAFRLIVVGLLEEVLVDNYGIKSTNLVSSSKVVLANVERQKFLVKPRQSTDKSLLNNLFKLWRS from the coding sequence ATGAGTATTAGTAGCTCTCTAGACTTGTTTTTATTGCCAGAACTATTTCGGATTATTGAAGAAGGCAAAAAAACTGGTCGTCTTATTGTACAAATACCATTAAATAATCAAACAAGTAATCTCAAAAGAATTTATTATCTTTGGTTTCGAGAGGGCTATTTAGTCGCGATTAGCGATCGCCTTAATCATCGTGGTTTAATTACTTTAATTGAAACTAGAAATTGGCTTAGTCCTCTAATTACTGAGAAACTGAGAACTTTGTGTCCGACAGAAATGCCTTTAGGAGTATATCTAGATCAGATGAAATTGCTAACTAGAGATAAGCTACGGCTAATTTTTCAGTTACAGTTACATCAAGTGTATCAATTATTTGAATTAACCTCTGGTTGGTTTAGATTTGATGAGCTTTCTGAACTACAAGATCGTTTGATGACATTGCCTTGGTTGGAAATGACTGGACATCGGATGAAAGCTACCGAGGTGGCAATGTATGGTCTTAGATTGGTCAAAGATTGGCGAGTTTTCGGCGAGCAATTACCAAAGTCTAATCTGGCTTTGCAACGAACAGTTAATCAACCATTTCTGAAGTTAATTTCCTTAGAAAGAAAAATTTGGGAGCAAGCTGATCGAGCAACTTCGATAGAAACTATGGCTCTTGAATTAATGCAACCAATTAAAAATATTCAGATTGCTGCTTTTCGTTTGATTGTGGTGGGATTATTAGAAGAAGTACTAGTCGATAACTATGGCATTAAATCAACTAATTTAGTTTCCTCTTCTAAAGTGGTACTAGCAAATGTTGAGCGGCAAAAGTTTTTAGTTAAACCAAGACAATCTACCGACAAGTCTTTGCTTAATAATTTGTTTAAGTTATGGCGTAGTTGA
- the bchM gene encoding magnesium protoporphyrin IX methyltransferase translates to MNFARQNTVDDKAIVKEYFNATGFDRWRRIYGQGEVNKVQNDIRIGHQQTIDTVIEWLQADGNLAQISICDAGCGVGSLSIPLADAGARVYASDISEKMVGEAQEKAQAILKNTNNLSFAVEDLEALRGKYHTVICLDVLIHYPQEDAAQMIGHLASLAESRLILSFAPKTFFLSILKKIGEFFPGPSKTTRAYQHKESDIIKILEENGFAIKRTGMTSTRFYFSRILEAVKP, encoded by the coding sequence ATGAATTTTGCTAGACAGAATACAGTAGACGATAAAGCGATTGTCAAAGAATATTTCAACGCAACTGGATTTGATCGTTGGCGAAGAATTTACGGACAGGGAGAGGTAAATAAAGTCCAAAATGATATTCGCATTGGACATCAACAAACTATTGATACAGTTATAGAGTGGTTACAAGCAGATGGTAATTTAGCTCAAATTTCAATTTGTGATGCTGGTTGTGGAGTAGGTAGTCTGAGTATTCCTTTGGCTGATGCTGGTGCTAGAGTTTATGCAAGTGATATCTCTGAAAAAATGGTAGGAGAGGCTCAAGAAAAAGCTCAAGCAATTTTGAAAAATACTAATAATCTTTCTTTTGCGGTAGAAGATTTAGAAGCTTTAAGGGGAAAGTACCATACAGTTATTTGTTTGGATGTTTTGATTCATTATCCCCAAGAAGATGCAGCGCAAATGATTGGACATTTAGCATCTTTGGCAGAGTCTCGTTTAATTCTAAGTTTTGCACCAAAAACTTTTTTCTTATCAATTTTAAAAAAAATTGGCGAGTTTTTTCCTGGTCCTTCTAAAACTACTAGAGCTTATCAACATAAAGAAAGTGATATTATTAAAATTTTAGAAGAGAATGGTTTTGCAATTAAAAGAACGGGAATGACTAGCACTCGTTTTTATTTTTCTCGGATTCTAGAAGCAGTAAAACCTTAG